In Leclercia pneumoniae, the genomic window CACGCCACGTCGCGACGAACCCCGTCTGCAGGTGCCTGCCGGTTCCGTGGGCATTGGCGGCGCGCAGACGGGAATTTATCCGCTCGCGTCCCCCGGCGGCTGGCAACTGATTGGGCATACCTCGTTGCCGCTGTTTGATCCGCGTCTGGATGAGCCGGTCCTGCTGCGTCCTGGCGATACCGTGCGCTTTGTCCCGCAAAAGGAGGGGGTATGTTAAAGGTTATTCGTGCCGGGCTATACACCTCCGTGCAGGATGGCGGGCGGATTGGCTTACGCCAGTCGGGCATTAGTTATTGTGGCGCGCTGGACAAACCGGCATTGCAGATTGCCAACCTGCTGGTGGGCAACGCACCCGACGCCGCCGCGCTGGAGATCACGCTCGGCCAGTGCTGTTTTGAATTTGAACAGGACGGCTGGTTTGCCCTGACGGGGGCAGGCTGTGATGCGAAGCTCGACGACGCGGCGGTCTGGACGGGATGGCGTCTGCCGGTGAAAGCCGGGCAGCGGTTGACCCTGAAGCGCCCTGTACACGGTATGCGCAGCTATCTGGCCATTGCCGGGGGCATCGACGTGCCGCAGGTGATGGACTCCTACAGTACCGATCTCAAAATTGGTATGGGCGGTTTTGAAGGCCGGCTGCTAAAAGATGGCGATTGCCTGCCCATTTGCCCGGGCGGCCACCCATTTATGGAGGCGCAGGGGGTAAAACAACTGCTCTGGAATAACCGTGTGCGCGCGTTGCCTGGCCCGGAATATCATGAATTCGATCAGGCCTCGCAGGATGCGCTCTGGCGCTTGCCCTGGCAGCTCAGTCCGCAAAGTAACCGTATGGGCTACCGCCTGCAGGGGCAGAAACTGCAGCGCACCACCGACCGTGAAATGGTGTCGCATGGCCTGCTGCCGGGGGTGATCCAGGTGCCGCATAACGGTCAGCCGATCATACTGATGAACGATGCCCAGACCACCGGCGGTTATCCACGCATCGCCTGCATTATTGAAGCGGATATGTATCATCTGGCGCAGATCCCGCTGGGACAACCGATTCACTTTGTGCCCTGCACCCTGGAAGAGGCGCTGGAAGCGCGACGTGTACAGAAGCAGTATCTCGAACAGCTGGCATGGAGGTTACATGAACGTGATTGATTTAAATGCCGATTTAGGCGAGGGGTGCGGCAGCGATGCCGCCCTGCTGCAGCTCGTTTCGTCCGCCAATATCGCCTGCGGTTTTCACGCCGGGGATGCCGAAACCATGCTCACCTGCGTGCGTGAAGCGCTGAAAAATGGCGTAGCCATCGGGGCGCATCCCAGCTTCCCGGATCGGGAAAATTTTGGCCGCACGGCAATGACCCTGCCGCCGGAGACCGTCTACGCCCAGGTGTTGTATCAGATTGGTGCCCTGGCGGGGATGGTACGCGCAGAAGGGGGGCAGCTACGCCACGTCAAACCCCACGGTATGCTCTATAACCAGGCGGCCAAAGAGCCGATGCTGGCTGACGCTATCGCCCGTGCGGTGCACGCCGCCGATCCCGCGCTGATCCTTGTCGGTCTGGCCGGGAGCGAGCTGATCCGTGCCGGGGAGCGTTACGGCCTGGTGACGCGGGAAGAGGTCTTTGCCGACAGGGGATATCAGGCGGACGGTAGCCTGGTGCCGCGAGGTCAGCCAGGCGCACTGGTCGTCGACGAGCAGCAGTCGCTGGCGCAGACCCTGGAGATGGTGCAACACGGTCGGGTGAAAAGTATTACCGGCGAGTGGGCGACGGTGAAGGCGCAAAGCGTGTGCATTCACGGTGACGGTGAACATGCCCTGGAATTTGCCCGACGCCTGCGCAGTGAATTTGCCGCACAACAGATAAAAATTAGCGCGTAGCGCACTTAAAACACAACACAACCAACAGGAACGTCATCATGGCAGAGACGCTAAACCTCTGGCCACTCATCGGTATCGCGGTGATTGTGGTCGGATTTCTTTTACGCTTTAACCCGGTGCTGGTGGTCATTGTCGCCGGGATCGTGACGGGGCTGGCGGCGCAGATGCCGATTGCAACCATCCTCGAAAAATTGGGCGAAGGGTTTCTCAATACCCGAAACCTGCCTTATATCCTGCTGATCCCGCTGGCGGTGATCGGCCTGCTTGAGCGTCACGGGCTGAAAGAGCGCGCCCAGGCGTGGATCGCGAAGATCCGCAGCGCCACCTCGGGCCGCCTGCTGATCGTCTACCTCTTTGTGCGCGAAGCCTCTGCCGCGATGGGATTGACCAGCCTTGGCGGTCATCCACAAATGGTGCGACCGCTGCTGGCGCCGATGGCGGAAGGGGCGGCTGAGCAGAAGTACGGCGAGCTGCCGGGTGCCGTGCGTTATCGTCTGCGCGCCATGTCGGCCGCGACTGACAACGTCGGGCTGTTCTTCGGAGAAGACATTTTTGTCGCCTTCGGGGCCATCATCTTTATGCACAACTTTATGCTGGAGTCCGGAGGGATTCAGACCGAGCCGCTGCACATTGCCTTGTGGGGGATCCCGACCGCGATCTGCGCCTTTGTGATCCATGCTACCCGTCTGTGGCGCCTGGATAAACACCTTGAGCGCGAGCTGGCGAAAACCCTCCGCACGCCGGGAGGTGCCGAATGAATTTCCAGCAAAGCTATCTTTACTGGCTTGCCGGCCTGGTGCTGATTATCGTCGCCTTGATGTCATTTCGCGATAAAGCCAACCCACGCCGTATCACTACCGGGCTGTTCTGGGGCATCTATGGCCTGATGTTCCTGCTCGGTGACTGGACCTATCAGCTGGTGGGCGACAAACGCACGGTGCACATTGCCGTGGGGGCAGCGGTGGTGGCGCTGGCGCTGATTGCCGGCTTCGGGGGCGTGCGTCTGGGAAGCTATCATCAGCGTAAACCGGAAGAGCGTGAAGCCAGCGCCAAACGACTCGGCAACCGGCTCTTCTATCCGGCACTGGCGATCCCGGTGGTGACGGTGGTAGGCGTGCTGATGTTTAACCATATTCCGGGCCTTCAGGAAGCGCTGTTCGGGCCTGGCAACCACTCCACGCTGGTGACGCTCTTCTCGATGACCGTCGGTTCGCTGATTGGCCTGGGCATGGCGGTTAAAATGACCCATGAGAAGGTGCATCAGCCGATTCAGGAGGCGCGCCGTCTGCTGGACTCCATCGGCTGGGCCTTTATTCTGCCGCAAATCCTCGCCACGCTGGGGCTGTTGTTCACCGCGGCGGGCGTCGGGGAGGGGATCTCCTGGCTCACCCAGACCTATCTGGCTGTCGATAGCCGCTTTATCGCCGTGGCGGTCTACGCCATTGGGATGGCGCTGCTGACCATGGTCATGGGCAACGCCTTTGCCGCCTTCCCGATCGTGACGGCAGGGATTGGTATTCCGATCCTGGTACTGCAGCACGGCGGTAACCCGGCGGTGATGGCGGCGATCGGGATGTTCTCTGGCTACTGCGGCACTCTGATGACGCCGATGGCGGCAAACTTCAATATCGTGCCGGCGGCGCTGCTGGAGTTGCCAGATAAAAATGCGGTGATTAAGGCGCAGGTGCCGACAGGCGTGCTGCTGTTGATTGCCAACGTTTTCTTACTCTACTTCCTGATGTTCTTGTAAGGAGAGACGATGCAAACCGTATTAGTGACCGGTTTCGAACCCTTTGGCGGCGAGACCGTAAATCCTTCCTGGGAAGTGGTAAAACAGCTTGAAGGGATGACCATTGAGCACTGTCGCGTGGTGACGCGGCAGTTGCCGTGCGTGTTTGGCGAGTCGCTGGCGGTGCTGAATGCGGCCATTGATGAACTGCAACCGTCGGTGATCCTGGCGATAGGGCAGGCGGGCGGCCGCGTGGACATTACCGTAGAACGGGTGGCGATCAATGTCGATGACGCGCGCATTCCGGATAATAAAGGTCAGCAGCCCGTTGACGTGGCGATTGTGCCAGACGGCCCGGCGGCATGGTTTAGTTCTCTGCCAATCAAAGCGATGGTGGCTGCCTTGCGTGAGGCAGGCGTTCCTGCTTCGGTTTCCCAGACGGCAGGCACTTTCGTCTGTAATCATGTGATGTATGGCCTGCTGAATACTATCGCTAAGCGGCCAGGCGTGAAGGGCGGGTTTATCCACATCCCTTATCTGCCGGAACAGGCCGCCGCCCATATAGGGGCTCCGAGCATGGCGGCACACACGGTACAGCGAGGCCTTGAGGTTGCCATTGCGGTGGCTATTCGCCAGCAGGTTGACAGTAAAATTACCGGCGGTGCGACACATTAACTAAGGACGATATTATGCCAGAAGGCCCGGAGATCCGCCGTGCGGCGGATAACCTGGAGGCGGCGATCAAAGGCAAACCCCTCACCGGAGCGTGGTTTGCCTTCCCGCAATTAAAGCCCTATGAGTCCCGGCTGCTGGGGCAGACGATCACCCATATCGAAACGCGCGGGAAAGCGCTGCTGACCCATTTCTCTAATCAGCTGACGCTCTACAGCCATAATCAACTGTACGGCGTATGGCGGGTAGTGAAAACCGGCGAAACGGTGCAGACCAACCGCGTGCTGCGGGTCAAACTCCAGAGCGCCGAGAACACCATTTTGCTCTACAGCGCCTCGGATATAGAGATGCTCACCCCCGAACAGCTCACCACCCATCCGTTTTTACAGCGTGTAGGGCCCGATGTGCTGGATCCGCGGTTGACGGTGGAGGAGGTGAAAGCCAGGCTGCTCTCTCCTGCGATTTCGCAATCGGCAATTTTCCGGGCTGTTGCTCGATCAGGCGTTTCTCGCCGGGCTGGGAAATTACCTGCGGGTGGAGATCCTCTGGGAGGTGGGGCTGGCGGCGCAGCGCAAAGCGTCGCAGCTCAGTGAACCCCAGCTTGATGCGTTATCCCAGGCGCTGCTGGCCATACCGCGGCTCTCTTACCAGACGCGCGGCGTGGTGAATGAGAACAAACATCATGGGGCGTTGTTCCGCTTTAAGGTCTTTCATCGGGACGGGAAACGGTGCGAGCGCTGCGGCGGGGTGATTGAGAAGACGACGGTCTCATCGCGGCCATTTTACTGGTGTCCATACTGCCAGAAATAAAAAACGCGCCCGGAGGCGCGTTTTTAATATCCTTCGCAGATTACTGCTCAGTGATGTCAGATTTAAAATCACGCTGCTCGTAGCCGGTATACAGCTGACGAGGACGGGCGATTTTCATGCCTTCGCTGTGCATTTCGTTCCAGTGTGCAATCCAGCCCACGGTACGTGCCATGGCGAAGATCACGGTGAACATGGAAGACGGAATACCCATCGCTTTCAGGATGATGCCGGAGTAGAAGTCGACGTTCGGGTAGAGTTTCTTCTCGATGAAGTACGGGTCGTTCAGCGCGATGTGTTCCAACTCCATCGCCACTTCCAGCAGGTCATCTTTGGTACCCAGCTCTTTCAGCACTTCGTGGCAGGTTTCACGCATTACGGTGGCGCGCGGGTCATAGTTTTTGTAAACACGGTGACCGAAGCCCATCAGGCGGAAGGAGTCATTCTTATCCTTCGCACGGCGTACGAATTCCGGAATGTGTTCAACAGAGCTGATCTCTTCCAGCATTTTGAGCGCCGCTTCGTTCGCGCCGCCGTGCGCCGGTCCCCACAGGGAAGCGATGCCCGCAGCGATACAGGCGAACGGGTTTGCGCCCGAAGAGCCCGCGGTACGTACGGTAGAGGTCGATGCGTTCTGCTCGTGGTCAGCGTGCAGGATCAGAATACGATCCATGGCGCGTTCCAGGACCGGGTTCACTTCGTACTCTTCACACGGCGTGGAGAACATCATGCGCAGGAAGTTACCCGCGTAGGAGAGGTCGTTACGCGGATAAACGAACGGCTGACCGATGGAGTACTTGTAGCACATCGCGGCCATGGTTGGCATTTTGGATAGCAGACGGAATGCCGCGATATCACGGTGACGTGGGTTATTCACGTCCAGTGAGTCGTGGTAGAACGCTGCCAGCGCACCGGTAATCCCGCACATCACCGCCATTGGGTGAGAGTCACGACGGAACGCATGGAACAGACGGGTAATCTGCTCATGGATCATGGTATGACGGGTTACGGTGGTTTTGAATTCATCGTATTGCGCCTGCGTCGGTTTTTCGCCGTTCAGCAGGATGTAGCACACTTCCAGATAATTGGAGTCGGTAGCTAACTGATCGATGGGGAAACCGCGGTGTAACAGGATACCTTCATCACCGTCGATAAAGGTGATTTTGGATTCGCAAGATGCGGTAGAGGTGAATCCAGGGTCAAAGGTGAATACCCCTTTAGAACCCAGCGTACGGATATCAATAACATCCGGACCGAGTGTGCCTTTTAGCACATCCAGTTCAATAGCATTATCACCACCCAGGGTGAGCTTTGCCTTTGTATCAGCCATTTACGGTCTCCTTAGCGCCTTATTGCTTAAGACCACGGTTTACCGGATTTGCATTCTGCTGATTTAACACCGTTACCAGTTTGTTATTTGGCTTACCGCTCAGCTCACGAGGAGAAACCAGGGTACAGAGCTATGGCGCCTTGCAGGTAATGAGTTGAAAAATCAGTGAAACAACAGCAAATCAGTGTCTTCGCGGTCCGAATTATTCAAACCTGTATATCACTAATAACTGTCCTGATAACTTCGGTCAATACCACCACACTGTTACATAACTTATTCTCAGGTGAAAGCAAGACCTCATAACTTTTGCGCATTATATGCCTTTTCTGGTGATGTTTGTAACAATAATGTTTAACATTTGTCAAATCAGATGATTAAAATTTAAAAAGATGTTGTTATCGTGACCCTGATCACTGTTCGGCATAAAACCCGACAAACTATATGTAGGTTAATTGTAATGATTTTGTGAACGCCCTATACTGCGGCCAGGTCTCCGGAAAACCCTGCAATCCCGAGCCACCCAGCGTTGTAATGTGTCATTTGAACATCTGGAAGCAATGTTTTACATGACGCACAGTTATAGAAAAGGCACGCTGTCTGACCCGCAAGCAGTCCGGAGGAAGGAAACAATAAGAACAGCATGTGGGCGTTATTCATGATAAGAAATGTGAAAAAACAAAGACCTGTCAATCTGGATCTTAAAACGATCCGATTCCCCGTAACGGCAATAGCGTCCATTCTCCACCGTGTATCCGGTGTGATTACGTTTGTGGCGGTAGGCATTCTGCTGTGGTTGCTGGGTACCAGCCTCTCTTCCCCGGAAGGATTCCTCCAGGCGTCTGCCATCATGGGCAGCTTCTTCGTGAAATTTATCATGTGGGGCATTCTCACCGCACTGGCGTATCACGTTGTCGGTGGTGTTCGCCATATGCTGATGGATTTCGGCTATCTGGAAGAGACCTTCGAAGCGGGTAAACGTACTGCCAATATTTCATTTGTGATTACTGTCGTGCTTTCACTTCTTGCAGGAGTTCTCGTATGGTAAGCAACGCCTCCGCATTAGGACGCAACGGCGTACATGATTTCATTCTGGTTCGCGCTACCGCCATCGTCCTCACCCTCTACATCATCTATCTGATCGGTTTCTTCGCCACCAGCGGCGACCTGACGTGGGAAATCTGGAGCGGATTCTTCGGCTCGGCTTTCACCAAAGTCTTCACCCTGCTGGCCCTGTTCTCCATTCTGATCCACGCCTGGATTGGTATGTGGCAGGTACTGACCGATTACGTTAAACCTCTGGCAATTCGTCTGCCGCTGCAGCTGGCTATCGTTGTGGCGTTAGTGGTTTACGTTATTTATGGATTCGTTGTGGTGTGGGGTGTGTGATGAAACTGCCAGTCAGAGAATTTGATGCTGTCGTAATTGGTGCGGGTGGCGCAGGTATGCGTGCCGCACTGCAAATTTCCCAGAGCG contains:
- the pcp gene encoding pyroglutamyl-peptidase I, producing the protein MQTVLVTGFEPFGGETVNPSWEVVKQLEGMTIEHCRVVTRQLPCVFGESLAVLNAAIDELQPSVILAIGQAGGRVDITVERVAINVDDARIPDNKGQQPVDVAIVPDGPAAWFSSLPIKAMVAALREAGVPASVSQTAGTFVCNHVMYGLLNTIAKRPGVKGGFIHIPYLPEQAAAHIGAPSMAAHTVQRGLEVAIAVAIRQQVDSKITGGATH
- a CDS encoding DUF979 domain-containing protein, producing MNFQQSYLYWLAGLVLIIVALMSFRDKANPRRITTGLFWGIYGLMFLLGDWTYQLVGDKRTVHIAVGAAVVALALIAGFGGVRLGSYHQRKPEEREASAKRLGNRLFYPALAIPVVTVVGVLMFNHIPGLQEALFGPGNHSTLVTLFSMTVGSLIGLGMAVKMTHEKVHQPIQEARRLLDSIGWAFILPQILATLGLLFTAAGVGEGISWLTQTYLAVDSRFIAVAVYAIGMALLTMVMGNAFAAFPIVTAGIGIPILVLQHGGNPAVMAAIGMFSGYCGTLMTPMAANFNIVPAALLELPDKNAVIKAQVPTGVLLLIANVFLLYFLMFL
- the gltA gene encoding citrate synthase, with protein sequence MADTKAKLTLGGDNAIELDVLKGTLGPDVIDIRTLGSKGVFTFDPGFTSTASCESKITFIDGDEGILLHRGFPIDQLATDSNYLEVCYILLNGEKPTQAQYDEFKTTVTRHTMIHEQITRLFHAFRRDSHPMAVMCGITGALAAFYHDSLDVNNPRHRDIAAFRLLSKMPTMAAMCYKYSIGQPFVYPRNDLSYAGNFLRMMFSTPCEEYEVNPVLERAMDRILILHADHEQNASTSTVRTAGSSGANPFACIAAGIASLWGPAHGGANEAALKMLEEISSVEHIPEFVRRAKDKNDSFRLMGFGHRVYKNYDPRATVMRETCHEVLKELGTKDDLLEVAMELEHIALNDPYFIEKKLYPNVDFYSGIILKAMGIPSSMFTVIFAMARTVGWIAHWNEMHSEGMKIARPRQLYTGYEQRDFKSDITEQ
- the sdhD gene encoding succinate dehydrogenase membrane anchor subunit; the encoded protein is MVSNASALGRNGVHDFILVRATAIVLTLYIIYLIGFFATSGDLTWEIWSGFFGSAFTKVFTLLALFSILIHAWIGMWQVLTDYVKPLAIRLPLQLAIVVALVVYVIYGFVVVWGV
- the pxpA gene encoding 5-oxoprolinase subunit PxpA; translation: MNVIDLNADLGEGCGSDAALLQLVSSANIACGFHAGDAETMLTCVREALKNGVAIGAHPSFPDRENFGRTAMTLPPETVYAQVLYQIGALAGMVRAEGGQLRHVKPHGMLYNQAAKEPMLADAIARAVHAADPALILVGLAGSELIRAGERYGLVTREEVFADRGYQADGSLVPRGQPGALVVDEQQSLAQTLEMVQHGRVKSITGEWATVKAQSVCIHGDGEHALEFARRLRSEFAAQQIKISA
- the pxpC gene encoding 5-oxoprolinase subunit PxpC, with the protein product MLKVIRAGLYTSVQDGGRIGLRQSGISYCGALDKPALQIANLLVGNAPDAAALEITLGQCCFEFEQDGWFALTGAGCDAKLDDAAVWTGWRLPVKAGQRLTLKRPVHGMRSYLAIAGGIDVPQVMDSYSTDLKIGMGGFEGRLLKDGDCLPICPGGHPFMEAQGVKQLLWNNRVRALPGPEYHEFDQASQDALWRLPWQLSPQSNRMGYRLQGQKLQRTTDREMVSHGLLPGVIQVPHNGQPIILMNDAQTTGGYPRIACIIEADMYHLAQIPLGQPIHFVPCTLEEALEARRVQKQYLEQLAWRLHERD
- the sdhC gene encoding succinate dehydrogenase cytochrome b556 subunit; amino-acid sequence: MWALFMIRNVKKQRPVNLDLKTIRFPVTAIASILHRVSGVITFVAVGILLWLLGTSLSSPEGFLQASAIMGSFFVKFIMWGILTALAYHVVGGVRHMLMDFGYLEETFEAGKRTANISFVITVVLSLLAGVLVW
- a CDS encoding DUF969 domain-containing protein is translated as MAETLNLWPLIGIAVIVVGFLLRFNPVLVVIVAGIVTGLAAQMPIATILEKLGEGFLNTRNLPYILLIPLAVIGLLERHGLKERAQAWIAKIRSATSGRLLIVYLFVREASAAMGLTSLGGHPQMVRPLLAPMAEGAAEQKYGELPGAVRYRLRAMSAATDNVGLFFGEDIFVAFGAIIFMHNFMLESGGIQTEPLHIALWGIPTAICAFVIHATRLWRLDKHLERELAKTLRTPGGAE